The Monodelphis domestica isolate mMonDom1 chromosome 7, mMonDom1.pri, whole genome shotgun sequence genome window below encodes:
- the LOC100619475 gene encoding small integral membrane protein 1-like: protein MEPEESAFQYSQWNNSQDEVSMNVSTPESSGCERVYNKLCTGKLGIAMKVVGGIVLFWIIFIIGYITGYYIHKCK, encoded by the coding sequence ATGGAACCCGAGGAGAGCGCCTTCCAGTACAGCCAATGGAACAACAGCCAGGATGAGGTCAGCATGAATGTGTCGACCCCAGAGAGCTCAGGCTGTGAGCGGGTCTACAATAAACTATGCACCGGGAAGCTGGGCATTGCTATGAAGGTGGTAGGCGGAATTGTTCTGTTCTGGATCATCTTCATCATCGGCTACATCACTGGGTACTACATCCACAAGTGCAAGTAG